The following proteins are encoded in a genomic region of Xenopus laevis strain J_2021 chromosome 3L, Xenopus_laevis_v10.1, whole genome shotgun sequence:
- the kiaa1191.L gene encoding putative monooxygenase p33MONOX isoform X2: MCLIEDGDSNIPPPSLPPSSSTEKVPVVKAKATSIIMNSLMTKHTQESIQRFEQQAGLRDAGYTPHKGLTSEETKYHRVAEALHKLNMHIGESTEEKQSSSAQSTPCSTPSSSPKQMRRSWFSQGSTSSLPAGDLSNSDGGVDKWSMFGPRAVQKSTTDPGGFTVQPYKGAQKPTPMELMRAQASRISDDPAALKPPKMEMPSLVSGTKNIPRGHNLKPRDMNILTPTGF; this comes from the exons ATGTGCCTG ATTGAGGATGGGGATAGTAATATTCCTCCGCCTTCTTTGCCCCCTTCCTCTTCCACTGAGAAAGTCCCTGTGGTGAAAGCTAAAGCCACTTCTATCATCATGAACTCTCTTATGACAA AGCATACACAGGAGAGCATTCAACGCTTCGAACAGCAGGCGGGCCTCAGAGATGCTGGGTATACGCCACACAAGGGCCTCACTTCTGAAGAGACCAAATACCACCGCGTGGCAGAAGCCCTGCAT AAACTTAATATGCACATTGGAGAATCCACTGAAGAGAAACAAAGTTCATCTGCCCAGTCAACTCCTTGCAGCACTCCCAGCTCTTCTCCTAAGCAAATGCGCAG ATCGTGGTTCAGTCAGGGATCCACCAGCTCTCTCCCAGCTGGGGATTTAAGCAACTCTGATGGAGGAGTGGATAAATGGAGTATGTTTGGCCCTcgtgctgtacagaaatccacCACAGATCCAG GAGGTTTCACTGTCCAGCCTTATAAAGGTGCTCAGAAGCCAACCCCTATGGAGCTGATGCGAGCACAAGCTTCGAGGATATCTGATGATCCTGCTGCTTTGAAACCCCCCAAGATGGAAATGCCTTCATTGGTTTCAGGAACTAAGAACATTCCCCGTGGCCACAATCTAAAACCTCGTGACATGAACATACTAACTCCAACAGGATTCTAA
- the kiaa1191.L gene encoding putative monooxygenase p33MONOX isoform X1 — MYCAGCCRNFYLSLSQMQDFQPARHQQGCPKHPAWTTSGVFSTVSTLFAQCTALTSFVPINFPEPSCLIEDGDSNIPPPSLPPSSSTEKVPVVKAKATSIIMNSLMTKHTQESIQRFEQQAGLRDAGYTPHKGLTSEETKYHRVAEALHKLNMHIGESTEEKQSSSAQSTPCSTPSSSPKQMRRSWFSQGSTSSLPAGDLSNSDGGVDKWSMFGPRAVQKSTTDPGGFTVQPYKGAQKPTPMELMRAQASRISDDPAALKPPKMEMPSLVSGTKNIPRGHNLKPRDMNILTPTGF; from the exons ATGTACTGTGCTGGCTGCTGCAGAAACTTCTATCTGTCCCTCAGTCAAATGCAGGATTTTCAGCCAGCGAGACACCAGCAGGGATGTCCTAA GCACCCTGCATGGACCACTTCTGGAGTATTTTCCACTGTTTCAACGTTATTTGCACAATGTACCGCTTTGACTTCATTCGTTCCAATTAACTTTCCGGAACCCAGTTGCTTG ATTGAGGATGGGGATAGTAATATTCCTCCGCCTTCTTTGCCCCCTTCCTCTTCCACTGAGAAAGTCCCTGTGGTGAAAGCTAAAGCCACTTCTATCATCATGAACTCTCTTATGACAA AGCATACACAGGAGAGCATTCAACGCTTCGAACAGCAGGCGGGCCTCAGAGATGCTGGGTATACGCCACACAAGGGCCTCACTTCTGAAGAGACCAAATACCACCGCGTGGCAGAAGCCCTGCAT AAACTTAATATGCACATTGGAGAATCCACTGAAGAGAAACAAAGTTCATCTGCCCAGTCAACTCCTTGCAGCACTCCCAGCTCTTCTCCTAAGCAAATGCGCAG ATCGTGGTTCAGTCAGGGATCCACCAGCTCTCTCCCAGCTGGGGATTTAAGCAACTCTGATGGAGGAGTGGATAAATGGAGTATGTTTGGCCCTcgtgctgtacagaaatccacCACAGATCCAG GAGGTTTCACTGTCCAGCCTTATAAAGGTGCTCAGAAGCCAACCCCTATGGAGCTGATGCGAGCACAAGCTTCGAGGATATCTGATGATCCTGCTGCTTTGAAACCCCCCAAGATGGAAATGCCTTCATTGGTTTCAGGAACTAAGAACATTCCCCGTGGCCACAATCTAAAACCTCGTGACATGAACATACTAACTCCAACAGGATTCTAA
- the kiaa1191.L gene encoding putative monooxygenase p33MONOX (The RefSeq protein has 1 substitution compared to this genomic sequence) has product MASRQPDVPAIEHGSSGLLGKMSLPVGMHRRAFSYDDALDDTAPMTPPPSDMCSNTMWRKPIIPERKYQLLSKIEDGDSNIPPPSLPPSSSTEKVPVVKAKATSIIMNSLMTKHTQESIQRFEQQAGLRDAGYTPHKGLTSEETKYHRVAEALHKLNMHIGESTEEKQSSSAQSTPCSTPSSSPKQMRRSWFSQGSTSSLPAGDLSNSDGGVDKWSMFGPRAVQKSTTDPGGFTVQPYKGAQKPTPMELMRAQASRISDDPAALKPPKMEMPSLVSGTKNIPRGHNLKPRDMNILTPTGF; this is encoded by the exons ATGGCATCAAGACAGCCTGATGTGCCTG CCATTGAGCACGGTTCAAGTGGGCTGCTGGGAAAGATGTCCCTCCCAGTTGGGATGCACCGTCGAGCTTTCAGCTATGACGATGCGCTGGATGATACAGCACCGATGACACCACCTCCCTCAGACATGTGCAGTAACACCATGTGGCGAAAACCTATAATTCCAGAGCGTAAATACAAGTTACTATCCAAG ATTGAGGATGGGGATAGTAATATTCCTCCGCCTTCTTTGCCCCCTTCCTCTTCCACTGAGAAAGTCCCTGTGGTGAAAGCTAAAGCCACTTCTATCATCATGAACTCTCTTATGACAA AGCATACACAGGAGAGCATTCAACGCTTCGAACAGCAGGCGGGCCTCAGAGATGCTGGGTATACGCCACACAAGGGCCTCACTTCTGAAGAGACCAAATACCACCGCGTGGCAGAAGCCCTGCAT AAACTTAATATGCACATTGGAGAATCCACTGAAGAGAAACAAAGTTCATCTGCCCAGTCAACTCCTTGCAGCACTCCCAGCTCTTCTCCTAAGCAAATGCGCAG ATCGTGGTTCAGTCAGGGATCCACCAGCTCTCTCCCAGCTGGGGATTTAAGCAACTCTGATGGAGGAGTGGATAAATGGAGTATGTTTGGCCCTcgtgctgtacagaaatccacCACAGATCCAG GAGGTTTCACTGTCCAGCCTTATAAAGGTGCTCAGAAGCCAACCCCTATGGAGCTGATGCGAGCACAAGCTTCGAGGATATCTGATGATCCTGCTGCTTTGAAACCCCCCAAGATGGAAATGCCTTCATTGGTTTCAGGAACTAAGAACATTCCCCGTGGCCACAATCTAAAACCTCGTGACATGAACATACTAACTCCAACAGGATTCTAA
- the LOC108710962 gene encoding SUMO-interacting motif-containing protein 1 isoform X2, which translates to MDSTIIISDESDSDNKEADIPTVWWHGLRRQKLRDFVLHSEDSSTQKKKSSPQDIIDLTANSCDLGNISGSESEVIDLTEDMREPVIKTSPVSFECNYSSSDSDSELVSAKELFSSNKKLIGYLTIDHEDFDTGPKSVSSSSTYVNSGIDSLDSLKALLVDQSESPRGRKVSSESNNVELPVPVPILRSVISTLNNTPLSDFSAKCSAADSQRNPADNANSSLGPTVNTQHKDLVSKEESTFDKAWLYKLRCYRNPPIHHLFCHRLKQNEETRKKLKMKPQQIPLRRMNFVESTMEENFPQGTLHFLNEFVSMHYYPPTTVLCHVVSVLLESEESGIRNDAYTLLMKVQRLHPANQDAVTWYWDLLSNVVENKEQPVLCLFLQYVVQTLEDDFQLCLQRRCLHTCLSKVMLSWDKNVSHIRDVIKWLIKTINDSQIGLEGNNGADCDNQRIICLLQRMLSIAVEVDLSPFCTSTKIAVFVFPYVICLTTRHEREMFLSSIESALLRARVIEVILQHSCPESKEPPLSAAKILYFLLHSTLFLEEQDPESKWQRSDEFLHLLIVLFLSYQQIKSENLLTRILDRIDELARVQRAVNPDDDITERDIDAQLDTFKKLRFLENDTPPALTERLHMLHTLLCTAVLKKT; encoded by the exons ATGGATAGTACCATAAttatatcggatgaatccgattCGGATAACAAGGAGGCGGATATCCCTACAGTATGGTGGCATGGGCTGCGGCGGCAAAAACTGAGGGATTTCGTTTTGCACAGCGAAGACTCTTCCACGCAAAAAAAGAAGAGCTCTCCGCAG GACATCATCGATTTGACAGCAAATAGCTGTGACCTGGGTAATATTTCAGGATCGGAGAGTGAGGTCATCGACTTGACGGAGGACATGAGGGAACCTGTGATTAAAACTTCTCCTGTCAGTTTTGAGTGCAACTATAGCAGCTCTGACTCCGATTCAGAGCTGGTGAGTGCAAAAGAATTATTCAGTTCGAATAAGAAACTCATTGGGTATCTCACAATAGACCATGAGGACTTCGATACTGGACCCAAGTCAGTTTCAAGTAGCAGCACTTATGTTAATAGTGGCATAGACTCCTTGGATAGTTTAAAAGCTCTATTGGTCGATCAAAGCGAATCTCCTAGAGGACGTAAAGTATCGAGTGAAAGCAACAACGTTGAACTTCCTGTGCCAGTACCTATATTGCGTTCCGTAATTTCAACTTTAAACAACACACCGCTATCAGACTTTTCCGCAAAATGTTCTGCAGCAGATTCTCAGAGGAATCCTGCAGACAACGCCAATTCCTCATTAGGACCTACTGTTAATACACAACATAAGGACCTGGTCTCTAAAGAGGAGTCTACATTCGACAAGGCTTGGCTGTACAAACTGAGATGCTATAGGAATCCCCCTATACATCACTTATTTTGCCACAGACtgaaacagaatgaagagacCAGAAAG AAGCTGAAAATGAAACCACAGCAAATTCCTTTACGTCGTATGAACTTTGTGGAATCTACTATGGAAGAGAACTTTCCGCAGGGCACGTTGCACTTTCTCAATGAGTTTGTATCCATGCATTATTATCCACCGACCACAGTCCTTTGCCACGTTGTCTCAGTCTTGCTTGAGTCAGAAGAATCGGGCATTAGAAATGATGCTTACACTCTTCTTATGAAAGTGCAGAG GCTACACCCAGCTAACCAAGATGCAGTAACCTGGTACTGGGATTTACTTAGTAATGTCGTGGAAAACAAG GAGCAGCCAGTGTTGTGCCTATTTCTTCAGTACGTGGTCCAGACACTAGAAGATGATTTCCAACTCTGTTTACAACGACGGTGTCTACATACTTGCTTGTCTAAAGTAATGTTATCTTGGGACAAGAACGTCTCTCACATCAG agatGTAATTAAATGGctgataaaaacaataaatgactCTCAAATCGGCCTGGAAGGGAACAATGGTGCTGACTGTGATAACCAAAG GATTATATGTCTTCTGCAGCGCATGCTTTCCATTGCTGTGGAAGTGGACTTGTCACCCTTTTGCACTTCAACTAAGATTGCAGTCTTTGTATTTCCTTATGTGATCTGCTTAACCACCCGCCATGAAAG GGAGATGTTTTTAAGCAGCATAGAGAGTGCCCTCCTACGAGCCAGAGTTATCGAAGTTATCCTTCAGCACAGCTGTCCAGAGAGTAAAGAACCTCCACTGTCTGCAGCAAAGATCTTGTACTTTCTTTTGCACTCCACACTTTTCCTAGAAGAGCAG GATCCCGAAAGCAAGTGGCAGAGGTCGGATGAGTTCCTTCATTTACTGATTGTGCTGTTTCTTAGTTACCAACAAATAAAATCAG AGAATTTACTGACCCGAATATTAGACCGAATTGATGAGCTTGCACGTGTACAGAGGGCTGTGAATCCGGACGATGACATTACAGAGAGAGATATTGACGCTCAACTGGACACATTTAAAAAGCTCAGATTTCTTGAGAATGATACACCACCAGCACTAACAGAGAGACTTCATATGCTACATACCTTACTTTGTACAGCAGTTCTTAAAAAGACTTAA
- the LOC108710962 gene encoding SUMO-interacting motif-containing protein 1 isoform X1, giving the protein MDSTIIISDESDSDNKEADIPTVWWHGLRRQKLRDFVLHSEDSSTQKKKSSPQDIIDLTANSCDLGNISGSESEVIDLTEDMREPVIKTSPVSFECNYSSSDSDSELVSAKELFSSNKKLIGYLTIDHEDFDTGPKSVSSSSTYVNSGIDSLDSLKALLVDQSESPRGRKVSSESNNVELPVPVPILRSVISTLNNTPLSDFSAKCSAADSQRNPADNANSSLGPTVNTQHKDLVSKEESTFDKAWLYKLRCYRNPPIHHLFCHRLKQNEETRKKLKMKPQQIPLRRMNFVESTMEENFPQGTLHFLNEFVSMHYYPPTTVLCHVVSVLLESEESGIRNDAYTLLMKVQRLHPANQDAVTWYWDLLSNVVENKEQPVLCLFLQYVVQTLEDDFQLCLQRRCLHTCLSKVMLSWDKNVSHIRDVIKWLIKTINDSQIGLEGNNGADCDNQRIICLLQRMLSIAVEVDLSPFCTSTKIAVFVFPYVICLTTRHEREMFLSSIESALLRARVIEVILQHSCPESKEPPLSAAKILYFLLHSTLFLEEQMLSYSKDPESKWQRSDEFLHLLIVLFLSYQQIKSENLLTRILDRIDELARVQRAVNPDDDITERDIDAQLDTFKKLRFLENDTPPALTERLHMLHTLLCTAVLKKT; this is encoded by the exons ATGGATAGTACCATAAttatatcggatgaatccgattCGGATAACAAGGAGGCGGATATCCCTACAGTATGGTGGCATGGGCTGCGGCGGCAAAAACTGAGGGATTTCGTTTTGCACAGCGAAGACTCTTCCACGCAAAAAAAGAAGAGCTCTCCGCAG GACATCATCGATTTGACAGCAAATAGCTGTGACCTGGGTAATATTTCAGGATCGGAGAGTGAGGTCATCGACTTGACGGAGGACATGAGGGAACCTGTGATTAAAACTTCTCCTGTCAGTTTTGAGTGCAACTATAGCAGCTCTGACTCCGATTCAGAGCTGGTGAGTGCAAAAGAATTATTCAGTTCGAATAAGAAACTCATTGGGTATCTCACAATAGACCATGAGGACTTCGATACTGGACCCAAGTCAGTTTCAAGTAGCAGCACTTATGTTAATAGTGGCATAGACTCCTTGGATAGTTTAAAAGCTCTATTGGTCGATCAAAGCGAATCTCCTAGAGGACGTAAAGTATCGAGTGAAAGCAACAACGTTGAACTTCCTGTGCCAGTACCTATATTGCGTTCCGTAATTTCAACTTTAAACAACACACCGCTATCAGACTTTTCCGCAAAATGTTCTGCAGCAGATTCTCAGAGGAATCCTGCAGACAACGCCAATTCCTCATTAGGACCTACTGTTAATACACAACATAAGGACCTGGTCTCTAAAGAGGAGTCTACATTCGACAAGGCTTGGCTGTACAAACTGAGATGCTATAGGAATCCCCCTATACATCACTTATTTTGCCACAGACtgaaacagaatgaagagacCAGAAAG AAGCTGAAAATGAAACCACAGCAAATTCCTTTACGTCGTATGAACTTTGTGGAATCTACTATGGAAGAGAACTTTCCGCAGGGCACGTTGCACTTTCTCAATGAGTTTGTATCCATGCATTATTATCCACCGACCACAGTCCTTTGCCACGTTGTCTCAGTCTTGCTTGAGTCAGAAGAATCGGGCATTAGAAATGATGCTTACACTCTTCTTATGAAAGTGCAGAG GCTACACCCAGCTAACCAAGATGCAGTAACCTGGTACTGGGATTTACTTAGTAATGTCGTGGAAAACAAG GAGCAGCCAGTGTTGTGCCTATTTCTTCAGTACGTGGTCCAGACACTAGAAGATGATTTCCAACTCTGTTTACAACGACGGTGTCTACATACTTGCTTGTCTAAAGTAATGTTATCTTGGGACAAGAACGTCTCTCACATCAG agatGTAATTAAATGGctgataaaaacaataaatgactCTCAAATCGGCCTGGAAGGGAACAATGGTGCTGACTGTGATAACCAAAG GATTATATGTCTTCTGCAGCGCATGCTTTCCATTGCTGTGGAAGTGGACTTGTCACCCTTTTGCACTTCAACTAAGATTGCAGTCTTTGTATTTCCTTATGTGATCTGCTTAACCACCCGCCATGAAAG GGAGATGTTTTTAAGCAGCATAGAGAGTGCCCTCCTACGAGCCAGAGTTATCGAAGTTATCCTTCAGCACAGCTGTCCAGAGAGTAAAGAACCTCCACTGTCTGCAGCAAAGATCTTGTACTTTCTTTTGCACTCCACACTTTTCCTAGAAGAGCAG ATGTTGTCTTATTCGAAGGATCCCGAAAGCAAGTGGCAGAGGTCGGATGAGTTCCTTCATTTACTGATTGTGCTGTTTCTTAGTTACCAACAAATAAAATCAG AGAATTTACTGACCCGAATATTAGACCGAATTGATGAGCTTGCACGTGTACAGAGGGCTGTGAATCCGGACGATGACATTACAGAGAGAGATATTGACGCTCAACTGGACACATTTAAAAAGCTCAGATTTCTTGAGAATGATACACCACCAGCACTAACAGAGAGACTTCATATGCTACATACCTTACTTTGTACAGCAGTTCTTAAAAAGACTTAA